The genome window GAAGCAGCATTGCTCACACATCCTACAGAGAATGCACCCCTTTTACTCACTTGCGACGCATCGGATGTTGCGATTGGGGCAGTTTTAGAGCAGCAGGAGCAAACAAGCTGGCGACCTTTAGGTTTCTTTTCGAAGAAATTAACCGAAACCGAAAAGCGTTATAGCACCTACGACCGGGAATTGCTTGCCATCTATAGCGCAATCAAGCATTTCAAGCATATGATCGAAGGACGAAATTTTGTGGTGAAAACTGATCACAAACCACTTACCTTTGCGTTCGCGCAGCGTCCCGACAAAGCTTCCCCTCGGCAATTGCGGCAATTGGATTTCATTGCACAATTCACGACGAAAATCGTGCATATCGCGGGATCCGAAAATGTAGTAGCGGATGCTTTCTCTCGGTTAGAGGAAATAGACATGCCGGTCATCATCACCACTCAGGAGCTACAGGTGGAACAAGAAAAGGACGACGAACTTCAACAGCTTCTTCGCTCCTCGACTTCGTTGAACATGAGCAAACATGAAATTAACGAGCGCGAGTCGCTATACTGCGACACTTCATCAGGAAATATACGCCCCTACGTTCCAGTCACGCTTCGGAAACGGATTTTTGACGCGGTCCATGGACTTTCATATCCAAGCGGACGCACAACAAGCAAaatgattaaagaaaaattcgtGTGGCCAGGGATGCGCAAAGATATTTTGCAAATGGCGCGTACGTGTCTGCCTTGTCAAAGAGCCAAAATACAACGACACACGAGAAACGCGGTAGGTAAGTTCGACACACCGGATAACCGATTTGACCACGTGCACATCGATATCGTCGGTCCGCTACCGCCATCACAGGATTATCGATATATACTAACGatgatcgatcgattttctcGATGGCCCGAAGCAATACCTCTACGAGATATCACCGCGGATACGATAGCCACCGCATTTTATGTGCATTGGATTGCGCGCTTTGGCCCGCCTCTGACGATCACGACTGATCAGGGGTCGCAATTCGAATCAACACTTTTCAATGCACTAGCTAGACTCGTGGGAGCAGAGAGAACACGAAGTACAGCGTACCACCCAACAGCGAACGGTATAATAGAGCGTTGGCATCGATCGCTCAAAGCGGCGCTCATGTGCCACGAGTCGTCGGCATGGGCAGAAACGCTTGCGACAGCGCTGTATGGGCTTCGCGCCTGCTACAAGGAAGACCTGAAGGCGTCCGCCGCCGAACTGGTGTACGGTACACAGTTGAGACTGCCAGGAGAATTTTTCGGAGAGAGAAACACAGCGGTTGGAAATCCACAAATTTTCGTAGAGAAGTTCAGGTTGCAGATGCAACAGCTTCGCGCTACTCCCACGGCACATCACTCAAAAAAGAGCCTGTTCGTGCACAAAGATCTGCATACTTGCTCCCATGTTTTCCTGCGCGAAGACAGAGTCCGCCGACCTTTGGAGCCTCCATATTCGGGACCATATGAGGTCGTGGAGAGAGTAAGCGATTACGTTTTTACCATTAAGGTGAAAGGGAAAAACATCAACGTCTCAACAGAGAGATTGAAACCTGCATTCACTATCAATCAGCAAGAGCTGGATATAAACTTCAACGCATCAGAAAAACCTCCGGTGATACCGGACAGAGCTGTCAAGACGTATCCAGGCAAGAAGAAAGTCAATTTTGTGACGCCTCCGCTCGGGGGGGAGTACTGTGGCAGCACAGGCCCTCTCGAGCACAGAAGCAGCGAGATTAGCCGGTAAAGAAGAGAACGAGAAATGGTTAGATGGTTACCGCCTCAGCTGTGGAGTTAGTCGGTGCGAGAGCGGGAAGCCGAATTGGTGTGTTTTTGTAAGAGATAAAATAAATGTTAATTAGTGTTAAAAAGGCCTCTCTATTTCTTCTCCCGTATTTCCGGTAGAGATTAGGACCTAAGTAACCACATATTTACTTCGCCATTTTCTATAACGGAAATTTAACTCTACTTGATTCTACAGTGCAGCTTGACAGCTACCGTAAGCAATCGTATAAAATTGTAAACGtcaaacaataatttttaaaaatttaaacaatGATAGTAATATTGGCAGGAACATTGAATAacgttgagaaaaaagtttgagtGCGCTAGTAGTAACGTCCATTGTTTTGCACCTACCAGCTGTTCTCTGCCTCGTCTGCTATTCTCCAAATCGAAATGGTCTAGAGAGGCTTTCAATTATTGTgaattggtaaaaaaaatatacgatgaaaaatgtcCTGTTTAATAAAAGGGATTGCACATCTAGTTGATCCACAAGACGTCAAGGAAAAGTTACTCGCAGGTGAAGATGTCAAACGTAAGAACCAAGAGAGTTGTCTGCTACGAGTTTcctttgttttttccttcttatTCACAATTACGGATATAAAGTGTTGTATATACGAATTTATTGTTGTTTACAGTTGATCATGTTCCCAAGGATGAATTGCCATTGCAAGACACACTCATATCTTTGTCATCCACCGGTGACATTATGGCAATGGCGATCAATACAAATATTGTCGTTTTAGCCTGTgagtaatgtttttttttttttattttttatataatactcATCTTCTGTTCGACTTCTCATTCTTCTATATATCTTCTcttatgtttttttaatttttaaaaatttcgatttctaaaAAACGACTTTTTCATTACAtgatttctttaaaaaatatcgaaacatTTCTGTCTAGATTCATAAACTGAAGGCTGGATTATATCTGGTTTATGTGTCTTGACAATTATTAATAAGTTATTCTTTACTGACACATgcaacaataattttatttattattgttataaaaaaatgttcactgcGATTAATTTTTGGCATAATCTGGCACTATTTTGAAATGTCGAATTAACTCTAGTTGTTTCCCTATAATTGCATTGAACGCgacaataaaaatcaattgaagaaTGTCATTATGTTTACTATTCTGATTTTTAGCCAAATGGGATTCGCAGGAAACTggagaagtaaaaaataaattttatacaATTTGGAATGAAAGTTTGGGCATTAAGGAAAAGTAAGTTAAACCATGCCTAGTGTTAATTATTTCCAACACAATCGGTTTTCTAGTAAACCAATTGAACAATATTGTTGCAGCGAATGGATTACGAGTCTCGCTTGTCTTCCACTCATATCCCTGGCGAAAGCTGGTGCAGTCAACTCTCCTGACTGGACTTGCATTGTCGTTGGTTTCAACACTGGTTTTCTTAGATTCTATACAGAAGTAagatttcattcattttatcagTCTTCAAAATAGCATTAATTCGGTGTTAATATTATTTGTCCCACACTCTGGAGTACAGGATGTTTCACTATCTTTATTGCATACGTTGCAGACAGGTGCTCTCTTGATAGAGGAACAACTCGAAAACGAGCCAATTCTGGGAATAAAATGTCAATCTCATTCGCCTCCTCGTCACGTGGGTCAACCAGGAATCAGTGAAGAAATTCACATTCTTTACAAGAGTGTTGTATGCGTGCTGCCTGGATTCGCTCTATTTTCGACTCTCAGAGCATGCAGAAATCATTTGGCAAGAGGTATTCATTTGTGAATATTCATGACAAATAATGTTTCCAAAGGAGATAGATTCATTGCATAATTAATATTTGCAGAACTTTCAGTTTACTTTTATTCttcataaaaatgaatctgtgATCTGATTTTCTTTCTAAAATGTTTATCGATTTAACAAAAAGAACATCCGCAGACATAGGAGTGCTTTATTTATTACTCATTTACCTattccttgtttttttttctctaacaGTTCAGGCAAATTGCAACGACAAGCGTCCAGCATCGAACCTtgcttataaaaaatggggttTCAAAGATCAAGACATAGTAAACGACTGTCAAGTAATTGGTACGACAGCCGTGAACACATTCGATCATCTGATGACTGCTTCGATTTGTGGAGGATACAATGCTTCTTATCGCTCGAGTCCTCCACAGCATAATCTGATAATGGCTGTGGGAAAACGACCGTTCATAGGTTTTCATTACGCTCTCGAAGGTGGCGCGGCACCGGTTTTGTCGGATGTTGCTCTCGCAATGGCCAATACCCTTGCAAATGCCATTGGGAAAATTGGAACTGCCGTTCCGTGAGTACAACAAAAAATTAGGACttcctttttcctttattttttattttcaatacaatCATTTTGCTCTACTATCATTTTTTCGTGAGCGCGAATgtacaacttgaaaattttcaattctttttttactctgGAATTTTCGACTTTCTCAATATAGAAAACTCGTTGTTcgaaatcgaaagaaaatcaaaaatacaaattacaGTAATGTAaatgtgatgaaaaaatggtttatCATTCCAGTTGGTTTCGTTCATCATCCAAACAGTCTTCGATAAGTGAGAAATCTAAAGGACCGGAGAAAGAACCGGCAGAATCCATGACTTGTCGTTTCGGATTGAGCGATGTAATGCGAGAAGGAGACTGTCTGGTAATTAGTCCGAACAAAGCTCTTTCTGTCGTGAACGACGCAATGGGACGAGTCATCCTGGTAGACAACAAACGTGGTATAGCTTTGAGAATGTGGAAAGGTTATCGAGACGCTCAGTGCGGTTGGATCGAAGTTTCTGAGGATCATCATCGCACAGCCAGCGGTCACAAAGTGCATGCCAAAAATCATTTAAGAACTGCACTATTTCTTGCTATTTACGCTCCTAAAAAAGGCATCATTGATATTTGGTCCATTCAACAAGGTGCAAAAATCACCACGTTTTCAGCGAGCAAAAATGGCCGGTATAAAACccagttttttcaaattttcaaactactCTCAAGTTTATTCTGTAGACAATAGCAATTCACTCACTTCTAAAAAATGTCTCCccgtcaaaatattttctagaTAACTTTCATTATCTTTTTACTCCTAAAATTCTTCTGATAATTATTTGAGGCATAACTTTTGTATGTAATTTATAAGCCTAATTGTAGAAAGATATCGACCGATTCTAATGAGTGGGCTATTTTGATCGCTGCTTTTTACAGGCTCTTGTACACGAATTACGGTTTGTTGGGCTTAAACGACGTTGCTCTATCGTCAGAAAATCGCGCCCAGTACGGTTGTGTCTTCATCGACCCAATCGGTGGATTGAAAGAAATTCTCGTGCCGTTTCACTTCGCACTGAGCAGCAAAAATGGCAAGAGAGCTCGCGATATACATctgctgaaaaaattgaaaacattcATCAGAGAAGAAGATTTCGATGACGAAAAACTGATCGATCAAGTCACTGAAGTTTGCACGGAgataaaaacgaatgaaataagATTACAAATCTTAGAGATGCTCATGCACAGCAAACACGTTATTCCAGAAGCTTTACAAGTCGCTGCTACTTACTTCCTTGGTGCATTGTCAAAATACGGTTAGCCCTACAAATTGATTAAATCTCTATTTTTGATTCGTGCCCAACATACTTTTGTTTACGGTCGATCAAGTTTCTAACACAATTTTCAATCtctctattttattttgtttggtttttcgtataaattttttcatccaccTGCTTTGCAAGAGTAGAAACACTTATTTTGAGTATTATCGTGATTAAAAAAGCCTCAATTTGAAGAAGCCACTCAATTTACTGTTTCAACATTTTATAACTAACGATAAATTCTTTTTAGATGAAGCGGAGTTTGAGCCAGTCGTAAAAACTCTCCACCAAATGGCAACGCATTTGGACCGTGCAATAACGTTCTACAAATACACGAGATCTCAATTCGATCGTCCACCAGAGTACAATACAGTGGCTTCCGAGATAATACCAGACGCGAAGCATTTGTCACGTTTATTGTCAACATCGGAGTCGGAGATTGAACGAGTGTTGAAACTGTCCAAAACTTTGAGCGAGTTTGAGAGTACGAAGCCCAAAACGAATCGCGTGACTTTCAAAGACGATGGAAGCATGTTTTTGGAATTTCTCTCTTGCTTCGATTTTGGTATCCAAAATTCTCTGAGTCTTCAAAAACTTGTtaacgatgagaaaaaatatcaaatttcgtCGTTGATATATCAGGGCTGGATGTACTCGAGCGACTCGACGATTCAGTGGAAAAAAGCTGCGGAAGCAAGCAAAATTCGTTCGCGAACGATGATGCATTTGGCGCTCACGTATTGGCTTAACAAGAGACCCGGGGCGCCTTTAGAAATCGAAATCAAACGGTTCACTCACCTTTTACACGCAATATGCGAATTGGCCAACGGCGAAGAACAAATTTGTGTCGAGTACaacgaaatttcttcctggTGGAGCGATGTACGTTTCACTCTCGCAGAGTCAAACAAACCTTTTCAAGCACTGACCGCCGCTCTTGCTTGTCGAGCTGTGGCAACAAATTTCCAAAGATCCAAAGATTCCATGGGCAAAAAAGTCACTGATGACAATGGTAACGAACGTGATGAAGATCTCGTTAACAATGCAAATGTTAGTGACAAAACACCCAATCCTCCAGTTCCCGAAGGCAATTCTTCGCCGGAGGATGAAATGTTCAGCTCAGCGAGTGAGTGGGAAAACATGAGCAGAGACGCTTGTCAATTCACAGAACTTATCGCGAGTCTCGAAGACATCACTATTTTAAACGCTGTTCTAAGGTCAGCATCTTGTTTCTATTTTGCTAACATTCGGAACAAAAATGTTCTGCGTCGTTTAACCTTTAAAATGAACAGGATGACTATATTTTCCATTTGATCATTTAAACGCTTTTCGTATGCACCAATGACGAAGGAGTTATTTTAAAATGAGAATTCGATGGGGTTCATTGTATTTTTAATCATAATTTCAGTCAGCCTCCACTGTCAGATGAAACCACACAATTTTATGCTctgccattcgaaaaaatggataTATCTCTGGCTGCGATTCTCGGCAAAGGCAGAGGTGAGGAAAAAACATCGTAAATTGCAGTTGGTTATATAAATTGCGTTAATTTTATTATACGAATgtgttaattttttaaaaaatctcgatcaaacgaacaaattttgaaggtTCCGTTTCCGAGACCGTTGCAAAATGGCTTTCTGCAGCTGCGGTCGATCCAGCTAGATTAATTGACACAAGAGACGTGGAATTCGATCAAATGCAAAATTCTGTCGATTCCTTACAAGCAACGGGAACTCTCGACGAAGCAGCTGCCGTCGATATTCCAAAAGATGAAGAGCTCAATTTACTGAAAGTCTCGGTAGAAATCGGAAGCGAAGCAAATACTGACACAACTGCTCAGACTCATATTTTAggtaaaaatattgtttcaataatattttcaaaacgtttCGCCGGCTcttctttgaaaaaacgatattctATTTTGCAGAGAGAATTTCGATGCTCAAACGTCATTTCCCGTACAGTTTAACAAGCAGTGTCTTACTCGCTAATTTGTGCTGGGAATTTGTAATGGCGTGGAGTCGCGATGTTACAAATTTGGAAGCCCTAGAAGCAGCTCTTGCGGTTTTACGACAAATACCGATGAAGCCGATGCGTCAGGGTAATTTTTTCctagaattttcgaattttcgaatttcaagtACACAAATGAATTAAAGTCTGGGCGAATTTCGTACGatgagaatttcaaattatcaacaacacattcaaaaaagttTCCTAAATTATCTTTGGAACTAACGACccgaattgcaaaaaaatgcaCCACTGATTTGTTAAATTCTTTCAATTTGGtaaatatcgaatttttttttaattactcaACCCATGAATCAGGGGTCTGCTGTCTGTTGTGGACACTGCACGTGAAACGGAGAATGCAAGCTGCTGCGAAGCTGATGAACAAATTGGGAAAATTGCCAAAAGAAAGACTTTGTATGCAGGACACTGGATTGTCGGATATTCAGCTCACAGTGATGTTACAACATTGCGTCACATTTTTGGACATTTTTCTCGATGTATGTTCAAAATATTTAGTACTTATTAGAACAATAGTTGACCATTCATTTCTTACTTAGTACAACGTGTACAATtaatacgatgatcgaaaatgaaaaatcaacaatttcattaacttttttcaataagcTTGATTCGGTGGTATtctaaaaaccaaaaaataacgattgatAGGCAGAAATAATGGAAGAAGAAAGGAATTGCACGGTGAAGTTCGAGGAAATTTGGGAAAGTCACGATGTCGGGCCCCAGGCATTTGCGACACTGGCGATTTCCCAAACGCCAGCGTGGTACGAACTAATTTTACTGCATCTGCAACTCGCTAACGTTCTTCACATGATGGCACATTTCAACATAAAGCTAATGAAGCCGATGAACAATCTTTTTGAAACCGTGGTAAGATATTCACTGAAAATTACAGTTTGAATGTTACAATCAGATGGAAATTACTGGCAATACGTTCGAACGCCgagcgaaaaatattttaatactccatcaaacatttttaacATTCAAAAGTTCGTGAAACGAATCCCCATGAGtgaatgaatttcatttttttttgcagacatctcgacacttttttcaagatatcaCGGACAAGGTTATACTCACGTGGTATCACGACGATAGACGCGACAACATGAGAATCGAATTCCTCTGTAGGGTCATCACAGCTTCGATGGAATCGATACATCAAGAAACGAACGAAGGAAACGCATTGAGCTCTAGAGAAGCGATTCATTGGATGAGCAAGTGTCAAACACTCGCCTCAATATGGAAAATAAACAACGACAAACTGAGAATGCATCAAGTCTGTCAATTATACATCAACGGCTTCGATCGATTAGCCGAGGAGGTAAAATGCGATGaatttaatttgaatttttctgacTTTAACCCGctcgatgatttttcaattgaaaaactttgtacATCTCCACGGATATTTGAGTAATTTCTaaaatttgattcgaaggtCGTCACTGCCGTAAACGATACAGAATCCTTAGGTGCTGATTTACTACCGATTGCTGGACGGAGAATGATGGACTATCTCTCCAAAACACCGAATCTCCTTGAGGAAGTCTCCAGGATTAGCCCGAACCTAACGCAATATCTGGAAAGCTTAGTGAGTCTTCTCGAAATCTTTCATAACTTCCTAAAGTATGTTTTATATTTATCTTATTCCAAATTCTCATATAAAcatttcctgtttcttcacaaACAAAGCTTAATCGTCGTTTCAATAATTATGCCCAGTTCTTCTAGTTGAACGAAGTTCAGGGTATCCGAGGAATGACAGAATAccagaaacaaaataataaataagaaTGACAATGACTTTTATTTCCAGAACCT of Venturia canescens isolate UGA chromosome 6, ASM1945775v1, whole genome shotgun sequence contains these proteins:
- the Rab3-GAP gene encoding rab3 GTPase-activating protein non-catalytic subunit isoform X1 — its product is MVFHFPPADLTSLFPHSLSVYVEREGAKFLHDLLSVACIYFAIFYNGNLTLLDSTVQLDSYRIAHLVDPQDVKEKLLAGEDVKLDHVPKDELPLQDTLISLSSTGDIMAMAINTNIVVLASKWDSQETGEVKNKFYTIWNESLGIKENEWITSLACLPLISLAKAGAVNSPDWTCIVVGFNTGFLRFYTETGALLIEEQLENEPILGIKCQSHSPPRHVGQPGISEEIHILYKSVVCVLPGFALFSTLRACRNHLARVQANCNDKRPASNLAYKKWGFKDQDIVNDCQVIGTTAVNTFDHLMTASICGGYNASYRSSPPQHNLIMAVGKRPFIGFHYALEGGAAPVLSDVALAMANTLANAIGKIGTAVPWFRSSSKQSSISEKSKGPEKEPAESMTCRFGLSDVMREGDCLVISPNKALSVVNDAMGRVILVDNKRGIALRMWKGYRDAQCGWIEVSEDHHRTASGHKVHAKNHLRTALFLAIYAPKKGIIDIWSIQQGAKITTFSASKNGRLLYTNYGLLGLNDVALSSENRAQYGCVFIDPIGGLKEILVPFHFALSSKNGKRARDIHLLKKLKTFIREEDFDDEKLIDQVTEVCTEIKTNEIRLQILEMLMHSKHVIPEALQVAATYFLGALSKYDEAEFEPVVKTLHQMATHLDRAITFYKYTRSQFDRPPEYNTVASEIIPDAKHLSRLLSTSESEIERVLKLSKTLSEFESTKPKTNRVTFKDDGSMFLEFLSCFDFGIQNSLSLQKLVNDEKKYQISSLIYQGWMYSSDSTIQWKKAAEASKIRSRTMMHLALTYWLNKRPGAPLEIEIKRFTHLLHAICELANGEEQICVEYNEISSWWSDVRFTLAESNKPFQALTAALACRAVATNFQRSKDSMGKKVTDDNGNERDEDLVNNANVSDKTPNPPVPEGNSSPEDEMFSSASEWENMSRDACQFTELIASLEDITILNAVLSQPPLSDETTQFYALPFEKMDISLAAILGKGRGSVSETVAKWLSAAAVDPARLIDTRDVEFDQMQNSVDSLQATGTLDEAAAVDIPKDEELNLLKVSVEIGSEANTDTTAQTHILERISMLKRHFPYSLTSSVLLANLCWEFVMAWSRDVTNLEALEAALAVLRQIPMKPMRQGVCCLLWTLHVKRRMQAAAKLMNKLGKLPKERLCMQDTGLSDIQLTVMLQHCVTFLDIFLDAEIMEEERNCTVKFEEIWESHDVGPQAFATLAISQTPAWYELILLHLQLANVLHMMAHFNIKLMKPMNNLFETVTSRHFFQDITDKVILTWYHDDRRDNMRIEFLCRVITASMESIHQETNEGNALSSREAIHWMSKCQTLASIWKINNDKLRMHQVCQLYINGFDRLAEEVVTAVNDTESLGADLLPIAGRRMMDYLSKTPNLLEEVSRISPNLTQYLESLNLTGMVMTGSSNEDTVQLINRISRYLPETHSHYHFAQQMLDATFIYAGKT
- the Rab3-GAP gene encoding rab3 GTPase-activating protein non-catalytic subunit isoform X3; protein product: MSCLIKGIAHLVDPQDVKEKLLAVDHVPKDELPLQDTLISLSSTGDIMAMAINTNIVVLASKWDSQETGEVKNKFYTIWNESLGIKENEWITSLACLPLISLAKAGAVNSPDWTCIVVGFNTGFLRFYTETGALLIEEQLENEPILGIKCQSHSPPRHVGQPGISEEIHILYKSVVCVLPGFALFSTLRACRNHLARVQANCNDKRPASNLAYKKWGFKDQDIVNDCQVIGTTAVNTFDHLMTASICGGYNASYRSSPPQHNLIMAVGKRPFIGFHYALEGGAAPVLSDVALAMANTLANAIGKIGTAVPWFRSSSKQSSISEKSKGPEKEPAESMTCRFGLSDVMREGDCLVISPNKALSVVNDAMGRVILVDNKRGIALRMWKGYRDAQCGWIEVSEDHHRTASGHKVHAKNHLRTALFLAIYAPKKGIIDIWSIQQGAKITTFSASKNGRLLYTNYGLLGLNDVALSSENRAQYGCVFIDPIGGLKEILVPFHFALSSKNGKRARDIHLLKKLKTFIREEDFDDEKLIDQVTEVCTEIKTNEIRLQILEMLMHSKHVIPEALQVAATYFLGALSKYDEAEFEPVVKTLHQMATHLDRAITFYKYTRSQFDRPPEYNTVASEIIPDAKHLSRLLSTSESEIERVLKLSKTLSEFESTKPKTNRVTFKDDGSMFLEFLSCFDFGIQNSLSLQKLVNDEKKYQISSLIYQGWMYSSDSTIQWKKAAEASKIRSRTMMHLALTYWLNKRPGAPLEIEIKRFTHLLHAICELANGEEQICVEYNEISSWWSDVRFTLAESNKPFQALTAALACRAVATNFQRSKDSMGKKVTDDNGNERDEDLVNNANVSDKTPNPPVPEGNSSPEDEMFSSASEWENMSRDACQFTELIASLEDITILNAVLSQPPLSDETTQFYALPFEKMDISLAAILGKGRGSVSETVAKWLSAAAVDPARLIDTRDVEFDQMQNSVDSLQATGTLDEAAAVDIPKDEELNLLKVSVEIGSEANTDTTAQTHILERISMLKRHFPYSLTSSVLLANLCWEFVMAWSRDVTNLEALEAALAVLRQIPMKPMRQGVCCLLWTLHVKRRMQAAAKLMNKLGKLPKERLCMQDTGLSDIQLTVMLQHCVTFLDIFLDAEIMEEERNCTVKFEEIWESHDVGPQAFATLAISQTPAWYELILLHLQLANVLHMMAHFNIKLMKPMNNLFETVTSRHFFQDITDKVILTWYHDDRRDNMRIEFLCRVITASMESIHQETNEGNALSSREAIHWMSKCQTLASIWKINNDKLRMHQVCQLYINGFDRLAEEVVTAVNDTESLGADLLPIAGRRMMDYLSKTPNLLEEVSRISPNLTQYLESLNLTGMVMTGSSNEDTVQLINRISRYLPETHSHYHFAQQMLDATFIYAGKT
- the Rab3-GAP gene encoding rab3 GTPase-activating protein non-catalytic subunit isoform X2 gives rise to the protein MSCLIKGIAHLVDPQDVKEKLLAGEDVKLDHVPKDELPLQDTLISLSSTGDIMAMAINTNIVVLASKWDSQETGEVKNKFYTIWNESLGIKENEWITSLACLPLISLAKAGAVNSPDWTCIVVGFNTGFLRFYTETGALLIEEQLENEPILGIKCQSHSPPRHVGQPGISEEIHILYKSVVCVLPGFALFSTLRACRNHLARVQANCNDKRPASNLAYKKWGFKDQDIVNDCQVIGTTAVNTFDHLMTASICGGYNASYRSSPPQHNLIMAVGKRPFIGFHYALEGGAAPVLSDVALAMANTLANAIGKIGTAVPWFRSSSKQSSISEKSKGPEKEPAESMTCRFGLSDVMREGDCLVISPNKALSVVNDAMGRVILVDNKRGIALRMWKGYRDAQCGWIEVSEDHHRTASGHKVHAKNHLRTALFLAIYAPKKGIIDIWSIQQGAKITTFSASKNGRLLYTNYGLLGLNDVALSSENRAQYGCVFIDPIGGLKEILVPFHFALSSKNGKRARDIHLLKKLKTFIREEDFDDEKLIDQVTEVCTEIKTNEIRLQILEMLMHSKHVIPEALQVAATYFLGALSKYDEAEFEPVVKTLHQMATHLDRAITFYKYTRSQFDRPPEYNTVASEIIPDAKHLSRLLSTSESEIERVLKLSKTLSEFESTKPKTNRVTFKDDGSMFLEFLSCFDFGIQNSLSLQKLVNDEKKYQISSLIYQGWMYSSDSTIQWKKAAEASKIRSRTMMHLALTYWLNKRPGAPLEIEIKRFTHLLHAICELANGEEQICVEYNEISSWWSDVRFTLAESNKPFQALTAALACRAVATNFQRSKDSMGKKVTDDNGNERDEDLVNNANVSDKTPNPPVPEGNSSPEDEMFSSASEWENMSRDACQFTELIASLEDITILNAVLSQPPLSDETTQFYALPFEKMDISLAAILGKGRGSVSETVAKWLSAAAVDPARLIDTRDVEFDQMQNSVDSLQATGTLDEAAAVDIPKDEELNLLKVSVEIGSEANTDTTAQTHILERISMLKRHFPYSLTSSVLLANLCWEFVMAWSRDVTNLEALEAALAVLRQIPMKPMRQGVCCLLWTLHVKRRMQAAAKLMNKLGKLPKERLCMQDTGLSDIQLTVMLQHCVTFLDIFLDAEIMEEERNCTVKFEEIWESHDVGPQAFATLAISQTPAWYELILLHLQLANVLHMMAHFNIKLMKPMNNLFETVTSRHFFQDITDKVILTWYHDDRRDNMRIEFLCRVITASMESIHQETNEGNALSSREAIHWMSKCQTLASIWKINNDKLRMHQVCQLYINGFDRLAEEVVTAVNDTESLGADLLPIAGRRMMDYLSKTPNLLEEVSRISPNLTQYLESLNLTGMVMTGSSNEDTVQLINRISRYLPETHSHYHFAQQMLDATFIYAGKT